A portion of the Myripristis murdjan chromosome 13, fMyrMur1.1, whole genome shotgun sequence genome contains these proteins:
- the ccnl1a gene encoding cyclin-L1a encodes MAAGPLSASSNASTNNDGILIGDKVYSEVYLTIDNSLIPEERLSPTPSMLDGLDLNTETDLRILGCELIQSAGILLRLPQVAMATGQVLFHRFFYSKSFVKHSFEIVAMACVNLASKIEEAPRRIRDVINVFHHLRQIRGKKSASSLILDQNYINTKNQVIKAERRVLKELGFCVHVKHPHKIIVMYLQVLECEKNQTLVQTAWNYMNDSLRTNVFVRFQAETIACACIFLAARALQMPLPSRPHWYLLFGASEEEIKEICITTLRLYSRKKPNYEQLEKEVERRKMFLAEAKLKAKGLNPDGTPALSTLGGFSPASKPCSPNVVKVEEKSPNPQTLKPVKKEPDNRAQVTKSPHNGLRKEVKIGRNSRSGSRSRSRTRSHSRSRSPRRHYNSRRSRSGTYSSRSRSRSHSRSPSPRRHQPSPLLPHLKPKASHHGNSDSKPSGRHSNSGGGGSGHKRKRSRSRSRSRSLVKGERERDRERERERDRDRSSSDLSSSKKHKHERGGGHHRGDRRDRERSRSYDRERDRERSHKSKHHSSSGHSGHSRHRR; translated from the exons ATGGCCGCAGGTCCCCTCTCTGCATCTTCCAACGCATCCACAAACAACGATGGCATTCTCATCGGCGACAAAGTTTACTCGGAGGTTTACCTTACAATCGACAACTCCCTTATACCAGAAGAAAGGCTCTCTCCGACGCCGTCGATGCTTGACGGCCTCGACCTGAACACTGAGACCGACCTTCGCATCCTGGGATGTGAGCTCATTCAGTCGGCGGGAATTCTTCTTCGGTTACCCCAG gtGGCAATGGCTACGGGGCAAGTGCTCTTTCATCGCTTTTTCTACTCAAAGTCTTTCGTGAAGCACAGTTTTGAG ATTGTTGCCATGGCTTGTGTCAATTTGGCCTCCAAGATCGAAGAAGCTCCGCGACGAATACGAGACGTCATTAATGTTTTCCACCATCTACGACAGATTAGAGGCAAAAA GAGTGCAAGTTCATTGATACTTGATCAGAACTACATAAATACCAAAAACCAAGTCATCAAAGCAGAACGGCGTGTCCTGAAGGAGCTGGGCTTCTGTGTTCACGTAAAGCATCCACACAAG ATTATCGTCATGTATCTTCAAGTCCTGGAATGTGAAAAGAACCAAACGCTGGTCCAGACTGCCTG GAACTACATGAATGACAGCCTGAGGACGAATGTGTTTGTGAGGTTCCAAGCTGAGACCATCGCCTGTGCTTGCATATTCCTTGCTGCCCGAGCTCTGCAG ATGCCCCTGCCGTCCAGACCTCACTGGTACCTGCTGTTTGGAGCCAGCGAAGAGGAGATTAAAGAGATCTGCATCACCACGCTCAGACTTTACAGTAGGAAGAAG CCTAACTATGAGCAGCTAGAGAAGGAGGTGGAGCGAAGGAAGATGTTTTTGGCAGAGGCTAAGCTCAAGGCCAAAGGCCTGAACCCAGATGGCACACCTGCCCTTTCCACACTAGGTGGTTTCTCGCCAGCCTCCAAGCCCTGTTCCCCAAATGTGGTTAAGGTGGAGGAGAAGTCCCCAAACCCTCAGACCCTCAAACCGGTGAAGAAGGAGCCAGATAACAGGGCGCAAGTCACCAAGAGTCCACACAATGG TTTAAGGAAGGAGGTGAAGATTGGAAGGAACAGCAGGAGTGGGAGTCGGTCTCGTTCTAGGACACGTTCTCACTCCAGATCCCGCTCTCCTCGCAGACA TTACAACAGCAGGCGCAGTCGCTCGGGGACGTACAGTTCTCGCTCACGCTCACGCTCTCACAGTCGCAGCCCATCGCCACGGCGACACCAGCCTTCACCACTCCTCCCTCACCTCAAGCCAAAGGCAAGTCACCACGGCAACAGCGACTCCAAGCCCAGTGGCCGTCACAGCAACAGCGGAGGCGGAGGGTCTGGCCACAAAAGGAAGCGCTCACGATCACGGTCCCGGTCACGCTCTCTGGtcaaaggagagagggagcgagacagggagagggaacgggagagagatagagaccgCAGCTCCTCTGACCTGTCGTCctccaagaaacacaaacacgaACGAGGAGGAGGTCACCACCGCGGCGACaggagggacagggagagatCTCGCTCCTacgacagggagagagacagggagcgcAGCCACAAGAGCAAACATCATAGCAGCAGCGGGCATTCAGGACACAGTCGCCACCGGCGTTGA